Part of the Nicotiana sylvestris chromosome 5, ASM39365v2, whole genome shotgun sequence genome is shown below.
TAAGggacccctcccggagtctgtacactcccagtgagcacgggtacccagtgtgatatgtgatatagctcgaggggctgatgttgttccatgttattgcccgaggggtagaTCCTGTTGATGTTGTGCCCGGGGGGCtaattttatgtgtttaccttttctcGCTGCTTTTCATTCACTTGTTTAATTGTTAAGAGATGTTTAAAAAAAGCTTACACTGAACTAAGGTATTTTATGAGATTTCACTGTTTTGTTGCTTTGCAAAGGTTTTTCATTgtctctttgtagcattttgttgtgATTTTACGTgtttttcttatcgctcagccttcatttatttttattactcactgagttggcgtactcacatttctccctgcaccctgtgtgcagattcaggagcttcgggcCCTGCTAGCAagggttgattgcttccagcagaCCGTGCGGAgatcactaggtagttgctcggcgttcgcaacccagtgcttctccttcctatttttatcttcttttgtACTGAATTGTAGTAGACTATTTAGTCTTttccatactcttagacttatgttagatgctcatgactggtgacaccctgatgtcgggctgtgtttgttttCGCAAATTGTATTATTTTACTGTTCttttgggatttaatcatgttatgacttaaattgaattattatagaTGTTTAAATGAATTGGGtattgtgtcggttggccttgtttcacgataggcgtcattaCGATCGGGTtcgagttttgggtcgtgacattaatgATACAAGGAAATGGACTCTTTGCATTTTTATCTGTTTTCTCAGCAATGCATGTGCCTGTTTTACAATATAATTTTGGATATCTCGAACTTTTGGGTAGTTTCTGGTCTTGAGTTATCTTTCGGTGAATCTTTTTGTTTTAGCTCTaatttttttttcacaatttttattTTCAATCTTCCTATCTCTCTGCTTAGTCCTTTTTTATTTCAGATTTAGGATATGAAATATTTGCATACTTGATTACAAcacattctttttattttctatgGTTTGTCACCCCATCTTGGATATGCATGTTGTGATTTGTTACATTTATTGCACCTTCACATTGTACAGTAGTTGGAGCTGTTCGATGAACcgtatttgattttggtttgttGCTGCTACAAATACCGGGTGAGTTttatttttctccctttttttgtcCGTTGATAGTTTTCCCCAAATTGTTTTACCTTGTGATATATGTTATACGTTTGTTCCAAAGAAATTGGTTTAGGAAGGGAGTATCATACTATCTTTACTACTGGAATTAAGCTGTACCGTAGGTACTACTATTATTTAGATTAAGTGACActtaattataaaatataaatagttATCTAAAAGGGGCAACTTGTAATATTGTGAATTGGGGTTTCTGGGTCTTTTAAATCGACAGGTCTTTTTGTTGCTATCAATAGGAGAAATCCTTGAAACGTGTCTTGTAAAGTTTCAATCTTGACTAGAATTTCAACTGATTTTGGGGTTTGAGAAAGCTTATGGAATCTTGCCTTTGTGGTTCTGACTTAAAATAGAACtttcaaattttgaaagagaGGCCACTATGTACTACAGTAACCATTATCTATTAATCATTAATCACCAGCTTTGTTGGAGCGTGGAGATAAAGTAGCATATGCTCTTTCCTTAAGAACGATGAGAATGAGGCTTTACAATTGATATTTTCTATACCAAATAAGACTATTAGAGGTACTCCCACAAGATTTGCTTTGCTTCTATGATTATGCATTTGTTGGTCAGCTTGTGGTTTATAACATCTTATTGATAAATAATTAGTAGTAGTATTATAACATTTTAACTTGGCCAAACAACAAGAAAATGGGTAATGCTAACTCCATTTCACTCATAGAAAACAAATACATCAGAGGAATGAAATAAATAATAGagtcaaattaaacaaaaatgaGAAAGTGGAACTGAAACAAAGAGATTGTTTGTATTGCTTTTTCATCTGAAATCGAATTGAGAGcttttttcttgttttgtgtACCGTAACCTCTGCTGCTTTCCTCTTTTGATGGTGTATTCCATTAGAAGGATGCACGGTTTTGCCGTGATTGTAGTGTTAAAGTTTTCTGGTTAAATGGCTTTCAGATAGAGAGAAGTCCATTTCTTTCAAAGACATAATTTTTGGGACAGAACTGCCGAAGCTGACCGTCTTCTTGTTACCTGCCGTGATTGGGTAAGTTTTggatttttcctttaatttaacTTAAGTTTCTACGCGTATATTGCAGAAACGAAAAAAGCGTGTATACAAGATCCATCTTGATTCTCATAGATTTTATACATACTTCTGTTCTGTGTCCATATAGTCTCATCTTATATTTTATGTTTTCTGTATCAAAGATAAATCTACATTCTTTTGCAGTAGATATACGATTTTCTGTTGGATACTAAAtgaaaattttcttccccaggCCTCTTGAGAAACAAAACGAATTATGGCCTAATTTGGTCTATCCCTAATCTGTTTAACATGTGAATATTAAGGAAACCAACAGTTCATAGTGTGATATTCTGAAATATTTCACTTGTATTATTAAGGAGTAATAAACAAAAACCTGCGATCATCGTGTTGTGGATTTTAGATGTTTTGAGTCTAATATGGGTGATTACTTGTTTTATTTTTTCCCCAGGTTGATAGAGCTATTCTTGAAAATTCGAAAAGACAAAGGCACACCTAAAATATGCTAGCATAACTTATGAAGACATACTTTGAAGGTAGTTTAGCTTAATTCTTTGTTTTTTGTGCCATTTGACTCTAGCACATAATAATTCATCATAATTATATTATGAAGACATAATATAATTCTTTGAAGGTTTTGATTATTCatggaaaaaaaaaattccccGTTATAGTCTTTTTGTTTTATATTTGGTGTTAAAGTCGTGGATGTCAAGTTCTTGCAACATAACGTACTTGTAGTCAGCTCTAATGATGATTCTTGTTTAATTTCTGGTAGATCTTAAAGTTAGTTACATATCGATGTGATAAATATCGTTTTACTCTCCTATATCATTAGCATTTTTGCAGCATTTTCATGGAGGTTtaagtttttgtttttttgtttcaaATTGTAATTGTTGGAAAAATCTGAGTTATCATTCTTTTGAAATTTGTATTGCTTTAATGCGAAAATGGTTTCACCTTGGGAAAGgggagaaaaaagaagagagactATGTAGATTTCATTGGTGTCGAGAAGATATGAAAAATGTGTAACTTTTTCCCAATTATAATGTATTAATATTGTTCTTGCAATTATCTACTGTTAGAGACGTTATTTTGTGGTATTGAATCCTGACATCTATAATAATTTATAGGAAACCTCGCTATTACATTTGCGGATAAACTTCGGTAGCACTTACCGGTCACTTTTGTCATGTACCAGTAGAATCAAGCTATATCATCATTTCCAAGAGGGAGAAGACGTGCCATGAATGTCATCTCATAAATGTAGTCGGGTCAAATTTGCATTAAGGAATAAAAAAACTTCAATTTTCTTTATCATAATAAGATTCTTTTCTCTTTGTGAATTGATATCCCTGTGTCTGTGTGTGTTCTCTGTTGCTATTGTGCGTTTGCCTATGCATACTTTAATCAACAATACTATGTCTTTGATCTTTTTCTCTATCTTCCTTGCAGTGTAGTAAAGAGAGTCTAAAGAAATATAGGAGGAGGAGGAACCAAAGGAAACCCTTAGCTACAAGTGGCTAACAATTTTTGACATGCAGAAAGAATAAAGTTTCAGCTGGCCTATATTGACTGTAACTCTGCCACGAATTGCTTAAACCATATTTTGTGGACCTTAATCTTTATTCTTAGGGATGGCAATTGGGGCGGGCTGGGCAGGGCGGGGCAGGGCAACCTTTGACCTACTAAGATTTTGACCCGCCCTGCCCATGTTTAGCCTTGTTTCAAAATTTTGCCCTTCCATGCCCTATTAAGCCCTGCCCCGTTTAGattcatttttttatatttttttttcattttccaataAATACTTTATCTTACCCGTATATTTATATAAATACCATATTTTACATCAACTATgccaaagaaaaacaaagaacatCATCTTTGTTTTAAACCATCATCTTCGAAGATTAACGTGCTATTTGATTTTTAACCATCATCTTCGAAGATTAACTATGAGAAGATACATAATTTTTAACATGTATTGaaatattgcaattatatttCAATATTTGTTGCAATTATATTTGTTTCAATATTTCAATATTTCAATTATATTgcaattatatttgttttttaattgTCAATATTTGTCTTTATAAATATTGATAATTAAGAAGGGACTTCGGcattctttttaaaattttatcaCGAATTATAAATTGCGAACAATTAAAGTTGGCATTAGTAAATGTCACGGTTGAAAATCATACAACACATGGCTTCTCTCACTCTCAAGATAACGCATAGTATGTATACTTTGGATTGTCTATTTCTTTAATTGTAGCTTTCATGTTACATTCATTAATACGTAGAAAATTCTACCATCCTTTAAAAGTATTATTCCAAATTTGTGTCTGTGACATCCTCTAGCTACTTCAATATCAATTTATGAAAAGGAAGACATGAACAATGAAGTAAGCAAGGAGCTGACCTACAACATACCCTGTCCCATTTACATATTTCCCTGCCCTGCCCCGTTTACTGTTTGCCCTGCCCGCCCCGCCCCGCCCCGCCCCAATTGCCATCCTATTTATTCTCAGTGTCGGACCTCTTTTGTACAGAGATATTAGGCATACGCAGCATACGCAGCACAGGCACAAGCCATCTAGTTTATTTGGgggaaataaagtaaaataagttttcagtttcaaaggacaaaataaaGTGACTTTCTTAAATAATTTTTATTAGTTTAGCTACCTTCAGAAAAAAATCAACTCTTATTATTTCTACAGCTTCCTGATAAAAAGAGAGCAAAATAAGAAGCTCCTCTCTTCTATAAATAGGGAGCTAAAACAATCCATTTTGTATAACAATCTCAAAAGAAATAAAATCTTTCATTCTCCCAAATTCTTTGGCTACATCTCTTATCTTGCATTGACGTTGGTTACAACATATAGAAAAAATTTATACATCAAAACTAATAATTGTTTATACTCTTTTTGTTTATAAAATTGTCTCAAATGCATTGCTTTATATTTATTTGTAGATTGGCTACGGGCAAATACCCTCTAATTAAAGCTACGAGAATACACAAAAGATACTAAGTGATGCACTAAAACTATTGTTAAAAATAAGGATAACACTCAAGCCACCTAGCACATTACCTTTATTCTCAATCTTCATGTTTTTTTATCTATAGTCATGTCCTCGGCAAATTAGAGCAACGTTATATCTTGCCTAATCATCTATTTCCAATATTTCTTTGACCTGCCTTTACCTTTCCGTTAGACTTTCAATATCAATCTCTCACGCCTCACTCCTTACCTGTACATCTGTTTCATTTTGTACCTCAAAGAAGTGATTTCCAATGCATTAAAAATCATCATTTACTACTccatccgttcacttttacttgacacGTTTTGACGTTTACGctccttaagaaataataaataaagtgcgtaatttaccatgatactcatattaattgatgcatatttattggatttgagaaaaataatttgaaatgagtataaATATTGTGGTATAAGAGGAAAAAAAACTTATTTTCTCTTGATATACGTaaagtaataaataaataaaaatttatttttagtgtACATGCAAAATAAAAGTAAACGGGATAGTATTAATTTTATACTTCCTAAAATAGAATAGTACTATATCTATCATTATCTATTCCCTTCCACTAAGTTATTAAGTCACTAACCTTTGGATCAACCAATAGTGATCATATCCAACGGCTATGATTAATATAAGAATCTTACCAATTAAACCACATAAATTCCCTCGATCTTTTCCTTCTTCCTCTTTCTGCTTTTCTCCCCCACTTTTGGTCTCCAACAATGGCCGAGACACCCATCTCAGTCCCTCCAGCTCCAACCGGGTCGGACCCTGATTACTGGTGCTACCAGTGTGACAAACGGGTTGCCGTTGAAACCCTACCCGATCTTCCTGATCTCATTTGCACCGACTGCAAGAACGGTTTCGTCGAGTCCATACCCTCACGCGCTGCTGTTTCCGTCACTCCGGTTACGGGTTCCGATCAGATTGATGATCCTTCTTTCGGCAACCAGTTCATCCAGGTCCTCCGGCTCATCGCTGAGGCAGCGCGTGACAACGACGCGCCCCCTCCCCCGCCATCTGAGCACGCTGATCATCATTCCGATCTCGATTTCCTCCGTGTGGAGCTGAACGGTTGGGACGACGACGACGATGACGAGGAGCAGAACGAGAACGACATCGAGGTTAGAAATGTTGTTGACGAAGAGAATCGAGGGAATAGAAGCCAATCTGAGGAcgaggatgatgatgaagaagatgatggAGGAGaagatgatgatgttgatgaGGATGAAGGAAACGAGAATCGCGGCGGCGGCGAAGAAGAGGATCTCCGGCGAAGGCGGCGGGAAGTGCTCCGTCTCCGACTCCGTGACTTTGCCGCCAGAGCCGCCAATCGGCGCAACCGGATTCTCGATTGGGCAGAGATTCTGATGGGACTTGAAGACCACTCGATTGAGCTCCGATTACAAGTTCCGGACGTTGAGGGCTACGTCGGAAACCCTGGGGACTACGTGGACGCGGCGGGTTACGAAGCTTTACTGCAAACCCTAGCTGAGAGCGATGGTAGCGGAAGGCGAGGAGCTCCACCAGCTTCCAAGAGTGCAATTGAGGGTCTTGTTACATTGGCGATCaaggaagaacaggaagttatgGCATGTGCCATTTGCAAAGATGTAGTTAATGTGGGCGAAATGGCGAAGAAATTGCCCTGTGGTCATGGTTATCATGATGATTGTATAGTTCAGTGGTTGGGTTCGAGGAATTCTTGTCCAGTGTGTAGGTTTGAATTGCCTACAGATGATCCTGAATACGAAGAGGAGAGAAAGAAGCGAGGACTATGCATTAGCAGCAGTGGTTCTTCGAGCTCAGGGGAAGCGGCTGCCACTGCTGCTGTTAATGATGATAATGCTAGTTGCCTCTGATTGATGCTATTGTGGTAATATCAGCCATTGGCATACTTTTTAGCTTTATTCTTGcttttttttatcttttccttttcttaATTTTGAATGCTCTGGCGATTGTTTTTAATGTAATTTCACCCTCTCTCCCCCCTTGTATTGAATGTAATAATCTGTTTATCTTAATGCTGATATGAATTTTCTATTGCACAAATATCATTTTTACTCTATTATGTGGATAATTTTGTGAAAGCTAATTGAAATGGTGTCACATTGTGCAAAAAATAATGGAAAATTTTGGTGCACATTTGCATTGTTTTGCTGGAATCTTCACCAGACTATGTAATTGCTTAATGCTTTAAATATGTTTCTGGGGACTTGCGAATTGAGAAAGATCAGGATGAAACAAGATAGTGAAATTGGCTAGATAATCATTTGGAAAGATGATTAGCTATAGATCACATTTTAAAAGTTGAAGTTAATCCTTTCACGGTTGAAGTTTGCGGACTGATGCTGGTTTTATATTTAAACTTTCTTGAGATCAAAACTTGGAGCAATTTATTTGGAGGAAATGTATTGCCAGTGGAGTAGTGATATGGCTGGAGTTGGTAAGGATTCATCAAGGAGATGGGAAGTGTAAACTGAAAGGGTCTACGTCCACAAGTTTGTTTCCTTTAAGTTCTAAAAGTTGCTCTCATCAAAAACATTGTTGCTGGTGTATTGAGTTTAATCATTGGTGAACAGTCCAATTTTAGTAATGTTTTTGAGTTTTTTATGGCTGCTGGCTGAATAGTGTGTTCCTAGTTCTAGAAGGACAGCAAGAGTGGAAGTCGCGGACCATTTATTTCTACTTGCAGTTCATCAGTGATCATCGTCTCTGTAGTGCAGAATGCTTCTGGAAATGGATGCTTCTATGTGAGATCTGTTTACATGGCCCTATGAAACATGTTATCATTCCTCTCAACCTCGACATTCTGAAACTTATCCTTGCTTAGTGGTCTCCAAGATGTCCAAATTTTCTTGTGCCTTGAGTTGGAGAATATCTGGAAAGGAAGATTCCTTGGCAATGATATGTTGCTTGTTCATTCACTGCAAATGGGGTTCAATTTCAGCTGTTTGGAGCAGCTAATCTTTAAATTAGATGGGTACTCCCATTTACTGTTCTCTTCTTAATGCTGCTGCAGAAATCTGGTTAACCAGCAGATTCAGTAGGTTCTTCGGATACACAACTATCTTTTGAGTGTGCTTTGTAGCTGGGAGGTTTAACTAGAAACCTCTAGTTGGAAAAAAGAGAAGGAACCGAAGAGTGTCATGCATACCTTTTTATGTGCTGTATGGAGGAATCCCTTACCCATTACTGGAACTGTCATTTTGTTTGAAATATCTTCTCACTGCATTTTTGTTGAAGGTTTGTTTGAGGCACGCCTAAGTCGTGATGTTGGATGCATAAACATTTCGCCTCCTCTAGGCAGCGCATTAAAAGGTGTGCCTATTGCCCATGGGTTCTACCTTGGAGATGGCATCATTACAAACATAAGGAAATGTTATGAATGAATGGATTTGTTTAGAGAAAGTTTTATTGTGTGCCTTTTACAAGtgacattttttttttcttataaatttgtggaccccaatctttTACTTTTTGGTCCACAAAATTGTGAGATAAAAAAAAGGTCTCATACAACTAGATCTAAATATCCTCAAAGCTAAAGAAAATACAAGATCCAaatatcctatatatatatatatatatatatatatatatcaattgcACTAATCAGAGAGTAGTTAAGCACCGGTGTTCTTAAACTTTGCAAGCTCCTGTCGCACAACTCCGGCCCTCTTAATCTTTGCCCGCATAAGCTTGAACCTGTCATGCCCTCCTCTTCTGCACTATCAACTTCCTTCCCCATGAACTTGGTCTCACATCAGCAGCTTCCGTAGCCTCTACCATGGTCTTCTTCTTTGAGATTCTTTTAGCTTCCTTAGCAACTTCCTCTCTGTAGTTGATTAAGGCTATCCTTCCAATCTACACAAAACTCTTAGAGCGGCATTTTCGGCAATCTGAAGGTGTAGAAGCGCGAGCAAAATACAGATCATCCATGGATACATCTcacatcaaaattattttttaaaagcaaGAGAcaataaaacataaaaataaaaattgatcTACAAGTTTCTACGTGGTTGAGATGATTTTTGCGAAAAGTATAACTCAAATGGTCATTTAATGAGTGAATGTCGGGAAATTATAATTGCATCTGTTTTCTTTTTCCAACAAATATGTTAGGTGTGTCTTGAATTATATGACTCCTAATTTTATTATACTTCCTAGTATTTTTTTTAGGAATCGTTAAAGGTTTGGGAAACCTATTGTTTTAATAAATTAGGGAAAGAAAAACTTATTGTTATTATATGTTTTTTCTTATAGGTTTGTAACTACTTTTCTTATTCATAGTGAAAAATTATCTCTGCTTTTGTATCGAGGATTAGATTTCGCCGAATCTTGTTAAATCATTGTATtaattttcttctctatttttattATGTGATTGTCTGCTAGCTAACTCACGATCTTGCGCaccaattggtatcagagctaggcTCGGATTTCTACACATAATTTAGAGTTAAGATGTCTTCATCATCTTCAATAAAGTATGAAGTAGAGAAATTCAATGTGGGCTCTAGATTCAATTTATGAAAGATTAGGATGAAATCGTCCATGGCGTTACAAGAGTTATAGAAATCAATTGATGAGGAATTTTCTGAAGATAGTCAAAGAAGGAAGACCTGAAGAAGAGTGCTATAAGTGCGATCTTTATAAGCGATAAGGATAGCATTTTTCAGGAAATTGCTGAAGAAACTTCTGTAACAATGCATGGAAGAAGTTTGAAGATTTGTATTATGAAAAATCACTGACAAACCGCATTTACTTAAAAAAATAGGTTATTTAATCTCTGTATGAGCGAAAGTACAACGGTTAAAACTCACATTAATGAGTTTACTTCAATTATAATGGACCTAAGAACATAGATATAAGAATTAAGAGTGAGGGTGTTATGTTCTATAGCACCTTCTTACGATACTTTTACTAATAAAATACTATATGAAAAAGATATTAGTATTTCATTGGAAGATGTTAGAAATGCACTAAAATCTAAAGAGTTGAAAAGGAGATTTTTAAACAAGCAAAATTGTGTATGAGGGTCTTGTGAGTAGAGGAAGAACACAACAGAAAgactttaaaaagaaaaaaatataccGCTAGATCATAGTCTAGAGTAAGGAAGCAGAACTGCTATTAGTGTGGGGAGCAAGGTCACCATGGGGTCCTAAGTTAAAAGAGAAAAGTGGTAAACAGAAAGTAGATAATTTTGCAATCTGATAATAGTGACTATATAGGGAAGTATGCGTCGTGAGTTCTAGTTATAGGTAGCATTCCTGGGTTCTTGATTCTGGTGCAACTTTCCACATATGTCCACATAAAAATTGGTTTATAACTTACAAGCAAACGAGTGAGACTGTCTACTAAGGAGATAATAATCTGTCATCGATAGAGGGGATCTGAAACATCAAATTAAGAATGTTCGATGTAATTATCAAAAATATTGAGTGCTGGCATGTTCCTCGGATGAAGAGGAATTTAATTTCTCTTTCAACTCTGGATAATAAAATATTTAAGTTCCATTCCGAGAATAGAACATCTAAGTGTATAAGGATTCATGGTACTCAAGAAGGGTAAGCTACACTACAAATTGTATTATCTTCAGGCTAGTGTAGTTGAAGGGAAGTTGATATAGCTTATGGAAGAGCGATCTGAATTAGTCTTAGTTGTGGAACTTGTGACTTGGTCATATGAGTGACAAATGATTATCTTTGTTGATCAAGCATAATTTGTTGGATGAGTACAAAAATCAAGCTTTGAATTTTTATGAGCATTATGTGTTTGGTAAACAGACAAGTGAGAAATTCAGTAAGAAGGCAGAGCACAAGACCAGAGACAAGTTAGATTATAtacattcagatttatggggtcgaAGTAGAGTTCCCTCCAAGAGTAGTGTCAGGTACTTTATAACTTTGATTGAAAACTACTCAAGAATAGTTTGGGTGTATTTCTTGAAAATAAAAGATGGAGCATTTTCGATATTTGTTAAATGGAAGTCGGTGATTGAGAGGCAGACAAAAAGAAAATTTAAGTTTCTTTGGATTAACACTGGGTTGAAAATCTACAATCCAGAATTTAATGATTTCTGCAGCATAGGACATAATGAGACATAGTATTTGTCTTGGAACACCACAAAAGAAATAGAATTGCAGAACATATGAGCAGAATGCTTTGTGATGGGACAGAAAGCATGCTTTTACACTCATGTGTTAGCAAGGTTTTATGGGGTTGAAGCAATCAATACAGCTTATTACTTGGTCAATAAATCTCAATCTACcactatttaattcaaaactcCTTTTGAGATATAGTATGGTTCGCTTGCTAATATTCAAATTTAAGGATATTTTGGTTGTCCTATTTATGCTCGTATGAGGGGTAGAAAACCTGAGCCGAGGGAAAAGAAGTGCATATTTCTAGGGTGTTCAACAGGGGCAAAAGATTACAGGTTGTAGTGCACATATTAGAAGACTCCGGGGAGTTAGTTAT
Proteins encoded:
- the LOC104228727 gene encoding E3 ubiquitin-protein ligase CIP8, coding for MAETPISVPPAPTGSDPDYWCYQCDKRVAVETLPDLPDLICTDCKNGFVESIPSRAAVSVTPVTGSDQIDDPSFGNQFIQVLRLIAEAARDNDAPPPPPSEHADHHSDLDFLRVELNGWDDDDDDEEQNENDIEVRNVVDEENRGNRSQSEDEDDDEEDDGGEDDDVDEDEGNENRGGGEEEDLRRRRREVLRLRLRDFAARAANRRNRILDWAEILMGLEDHSIELRLQVPDVEGYVGNPGDYVDAAGYEALLQTLAESDGSGRRGAPPASKSAIEGLVTLAIKEEQEVMACAICKDVVNVGEMAKKLPCGHGYHDDCIVQWLGSRNSCPVCRFELPTDDPEYEEERKKRGLCISSSGSSSSGEAAATAAVNDDNASCL